Below is a genomic region from Amyelois transitella isolate CPQ chromosome 4, ilAmyTran1.1, whole genome shotgun sequence.
ACTTGGGCAActactaatttaaaatataatacttttttaattcattattaatcCAGTATCATCtcctgaattttaattttcctgtattttaaacatacagaATTTACCCTTCGACAGATTtattgcagggtagacagagcctgtcTTGAAAAATTGATAGGCcatgctgtttggcttaatgatagaattgacattcaaataggttgctagcccatcgcctaaaagaatcccaacttttatgatatccatgggaaagaaatggtccttttcttttttctgttggtgctgggaaccacacgcatatagataaacattttaatgaaGATCACTTAGAAACTCACTTCAACTGGTTTGCAACACTTGGCGCAgacatttttttctgttacaCATTTGGTACATAACAAATGGTATGCATATTTAATAGCCTTTTGTTCACAGCCTACGCATTTTCGTGGTGCTGTTAGAGGTTTATatttcttgtattttattttccaatcAATGATATCTTTACATCTTTTACACACACCAGTTATTTCtaatgaatttataaattttgtcttATGACTGGTATCatgtaaatcatttttaaacacaGTTTTATTCTGATGCTTTTGTGGTCTCTTTCTAGATATATTGCCCCTGGAATTACTCATTTTtcactgaaacaaaaatatagtaataatttgttacaaataacaGAAATGTGATAACGAAGGAGAAATGGAAcagaattttaaagaaaaaatattataaagctgaagagtttgtttatttgtttgaacgggctaatcttaggaactactagatcaaattaaaaattctgtgtttaatagaccatttatcaaggaaggctt
It encodes:
- the LOC106138714 gene encoding uncharacterized protein C9orf85 homolog; its protein translation is MSNSRGNISRKRPQKHQNKTVFKNDLHDTSHKTKFINSLEITGVCKRCKDIIDWKIKYKKYKPLTAPRKCVGCEQKAIKYAYHLLCTKCVTEKNVCAKCCKPVEIEEKDVTTQGDTDIQQLLKGLPERKRRSLLRYINKQGGEQKITAEMLSYIDDVLAGVDKLHLEDDLDSDFEEET